The genomic region TGCGCCGCTCCCACACGGCCTTTGTCGACGACATCTTAAGCGGCGGGGTCGTGCATACGATGATCCCGGAGGTGGAGTCGGTGGAGTTTGAGTACTGGGATCCGGGACCTGTGGAGATCGGCACCGCGCGCGAAGTCGCCCAGGGGCGTTGGGTGAGCGAGTGGGATACGACCCGTCGCGATCACGCCGGGCGGCTTCCCACCCGGGTGCGCATCACGCTGACGATGCCGCCGGTGGGCCCGCGGGGGCAGCCCGAGGTGTTCACCACCCAGGTCACCCTGGGGATGACCGAGCTGCTGGAGTACTGAGATGCTACGAGCGATCGCGACCCTAACCCGAGAGCTGCTCGATGTGCTCGACCGTCCGGTGGCCTCGCCACTGGAGGGGCGTCCGCGTGGGGTGGCGCTGATGGTGGTGCTGATCACGCTGGCGATCTTGTCGACGGCGGTGGTGGAGTTTGCCTACAGCGCGCGTGTGAACACGGCGATGGCGACCAATGAGCGCGACAAGCTCAAGAGCTACTACCTGGCCAAGAGCGGGATGAACCTCTCGCGGCTTTTGCTCAGCTTTCAGTACGCGCTGCAGGATGAGTCCCGTCAGACCGACGATGAGATGGGACAGATGATCGGGCGGGCGATGCGCCGCAGCAACTTCCAGCTCTACCAGTATATGGACATCTTGCTGGGGCCCTTTAACTCGGGGCGAGTGGAGATTCCGCTGGCGAGCATCGACTTGAGCGCGATGGGGGTGAACGGTTTTGGGGAGTTCACCGGCAACTTCGATGTGGAGGTGACCCCGGAGGAGGGGCGCATCGACATCAACAGCTTTGCCGACGAGGAGGTCGACGAGGGCGACCTGATGCTCTTGTGCGCGATGATGCTCGATACGCGCTACGACTCGATCTTTGAGGTCAAAGACGAGAATGGCGAGACGATGGACCGCGCCCGGGTGATGGGCCGGTTGATCGACTTTGTGGATCTGGATGAGGAGCAGATCTCGCTTGGCGATGACTGCACCATTGAGGGGAGCGGCGGCGATGAGCAGCGCCCCTACGATCGGGATGACTCGGAGATCGAGCCCCGCAACGCCCGGCTCACCCACGTCGAGGAGATGTACCGGATCATGGGGGTCAGTGAGACTTTTATGGAGGTCTTTGGCGAAGCGTTCACCGTATACGGCGTGAACCGGCCCAACCCCAATGTGGCGAGTTTTCCGGTCTTTTACGCAATCCTCTGCCAGAACCTGGAGTTGGAGGGCGTTGACAGCCAGGGCCAGGGGCTCGGCAGCCTCTGTGCCAACAACCCCACGGTGAGCCAGCAGGTGATGTACTTTGCGATGGCGCTCGACGGGGTGCGGGCCTTCTTTGAGAACCCGCTCTCGATGTTCATGGCCTATGTGGGCTCCAGTGAGAGTCGGCTTTTGCCCTCCGCCGAGGTGGGTCAGCCGGTGGCGTACCTGCGGGTGAGCCAGCTTCCGGAGTACATCGACGATTTTAAAGAAAACCCCCAGATCATGGCGCAGTTCATCAGCTACTCGCCGACCTACCAGCTGATGGTGATGGAGAACCCGCAGCTGGCCATTGAGCCGCTGGCGCCGGCGTTTCCGGCATGGCTGGTTTCGTTTAATCGGCAGGGGTTGATGCGCTCGATCTCGACGAACCAGTCGACGATCTACCGGATCACGAGCACCGGGACCTACGGTAGCTCGAAGGCGGAGATCGAGGCGGTGGTCGACTTTGGCAAAACCCAGCGGCGCACCCCGGATGAGCGACTTCTGGAGGAGCAGGAAGACGATAGCGAGGAGGTCAGCGAGCTGCGCACGGCGCTCAGAGAACAGCGCGAAGAGATGGCGCGCGGACGCGTGTTGTACTGGAGGTTGCGATAGTGCACTTAGAAGCGCCGCAGTGATGCGCGGCGCTTGATGCGAGGCCGGCCGGATGCCGGTGAGCGCAGACAACCCGACGGCTTTAAGGCTGCCCGGGATTGAGACTTAAGACGGTGAAACGAGGCCGTGGCGCGAGAGGCGCGGCGGCTTTCGGGAGATGCATAGATGGCGAATCGAATTGTAGGACTGGATATTGGGGCGTGGGCGATCAAGGCGGTCGCTCTGGATACGCTTCAGCGTCCGGTGGAGATTGTGGGCTATGCCGAGGTGCGGCTGGCGGAGCTCGCCACGCTCGCCAGGGCCCCGGAGCCGGTGGAAGAGACGGCGCTGGAGGAGGTTGAGGCGTCCGGCGACGACGCCGACGCGGCCGGGGATGCCGGCGCGGAAGGGGGCGATGAGGCGGCAGACGGTGGCGACTTTGAAGAGGCGCCTGAGTCGGCGGAGGTCGAGGAGCAGGTGGTGCGCGAGCCCTGGGTGCGGGGCATCGAGCAGCTTGTGGAGCAGGGCTTCTTCGAGGGGGTGAGCCGCGTTGTGGCGACGATGCCCAATGGCGAGGCAATGACCTTGCGGCTGGGCGTGCCCTTTGAAGGCAAGGCGCAGGTGGCGTCTGTGCTGCCGCACCTCTTGATGGGCAGCCTGCCGATGCCTTTGCAGCGGGTCACCTACGACTTTGAGGTGATGCCGGGGCGCGGCGAGGAGCCCTTTGATGCGCTGGTGGGCTTTGTGGAGAGCGAGCGCCTGGCGGGGCTGCTGGGCTCGATGCAGGCCGTGGGGGTGGACCCGGCGGTGGTGGGCATCTCGGAGCTCGCGCTGCGTCAGGCGGCCGAGCGCGCGATGATGCTGCAGAGCGAGAGCTTTGCGGTGATCGACTTTGGCCACGCCCACACTCGTCTTTTGATTCAGGATGGCGAGCGCACGGTGGTGGCGCGCTCGATCAAGCAGGGCGGTCAGGCGCTGAGTGAGGTGCTCGCTGAGAGCTTTAATTTGAGCCTGGAGGATGCCGACCGGCTTAAAGTTCAGCGGGCGCGCCTGGACGTGGAGAGCGACGCGGCCGACCCGGCGGTGGCGCGCGTGGGGCAGGTGGCAAAAGAGGTGCTCGGGCCGCTGGTGCGCGATCTTCGTCGCACCTTTCAGTCGGCCTATGCGCGCGACCGGGTGCAGGTGGAGACGATCTTTATCTGCGGCGGTGCCAGCCGTCTGCAGGGGCTTAAACCCCACCTGGAGCGGGAGTTTGGCGTGGCGGTGGTGCCGCTGAGCGTGGAGCTCACGGTGGCCGATGAAGCGGCAGTGAGCTTTGGCGCGCGCCAGCCCGAGGCGATGGTGGCGCTGGGTGCCGCCTTGCTGAGCGTGCGCGAGAAGGGGCAGGCCGATCCGGTCAACCTGCGCCAGGGGCCTTTTGAGTTTCGCGGAAAGTCGAGCTACGTGCGGGCACAGCTTGTGCGCCTGGGCATCGCCGCCGCGGCGCTGGTGGTGTTGGGGCTGGGCGTGCTCCTGATGCAGCGCCTCGACCAGAGCGCGCAGCTCGAAGCGATGAAAGAAGCCACCGCCGAGCAGACGCAGGCCCTCTTCGGGGAGCGTTTGACCTCGCCAGCCGCCATCCGCGCTCGTCTGGGCGGTGCGGCCGGCCCGGAGCGGGGCTTTGTGCCCTTAAAGAGCGCCTACGAGCTGCTCAGCCTTGTGACCGAGGGCACCGCCGATGTGGAGGAGCTCAAGCTCGATCGCATCGACATTGATACCGACCGCAAGCTCATTCAGATGGTCGGCGTGACCGACTCGCCACAGTCGGTTGACCAGATCGCCGCCTCGCTGGAGCGTGAGGAGTGTTTGAGCGACGCGCGCAAAGAGAAGGTGACGGTGCAGGGCGATAACCGCGTCCAGTTTGAGATTCACGTGACCAGCGACTGCTCGTAAGGGCCAGGGAAGATCGATGAGTGAAGAAGGTAAAGACGGCCAGAAGAAGAGTCTGGCCGAGACGATCGCCGGGCTCTCCGAGCGCGAACGTAAGCTCTTGATGCTGATGTTTGCGACCTTTGCGGTGCTGGGGATCTTTGTGACGGTGATGCTGGTGCAGCGCTCCCTGGACACGATCGAGTCTGAGACCCAGACCTACGAAGATGTGCTCAACCTGCTGGCAACCGCCGGGCCGGATTATCTGGCCCAGGAGGCCGGCGGGGCTGTGGATCCGCGGGTGGAGCGTTTTAGCGAAGAGGTGCTCGATAACAACACCGTGCAGCTCACAAGCCTTGTTGCTACGCACGCCACCGCGGCCAACATCTCGGTGTCGAGCTACGATGAGGATCAGAGCCCGATCGGCAGCTCGCGGGGCGATGACGGGGGACCGATCATCGTGGAGCGGCTCTTGAGGGTGGATATTCGTCGCGCCGAGATGAACGCGCTGGTCGACCTGCTCGACCGCATTGAGAAGAGCGATGATCCGGTGATCATCAAGCGCATCGACGTGCGCTCGGTGGGCGGAGAGGGGCAGGTTCGTGCGCAGCTGGTGGTCTCGACCTACCAGCGCCGTGCCCAGGAGGAGAGCTGATGCGAGAGCGACTGTCCGAGTTGTGGGAGCGCCCGTCCTTCCGCGTGTTGGCCTATGTGGTGTTTGCGGTGGCGATGTTTGGCATCTTCCTGGTGCTGACGTTTCCGGAGCGGCGCGTGCGCCAGATTGTGACGGTGCAGCTGGAGAAGGCGCTGGGCCATCAGTACGACGTCTCGATCACGGAGCTGGGCCTGTGGCGATTGACCGGCGCGCAGCTGGAAGGCGTGCAGCTCAAAGAGCGGGTGCCGGCCTCCGAGCTCATCGGGGCGGAAGGGGGGCTTGCGCAGCAGATCTATGTGGAGCGGATCTCGGCGCGATTTGCGCCCCTGGGAAGCCTGCTGCGCCGCGGTGCGACGGTGAACTACCAGGTGGATATCGGCGGTGGGGTGCTTAGCGGCAGCTACACCCATGGCAGTGAGCGGCGCCTTGTGAGCGTGCATAGCGACGATCTGGATCTTCGTCAGTCGACGCTGATCGCGTCATTTCTGGGGATCCCGGTCTTCGGGCAGCTCGACACCGATGTGGAGCTCGAGCTGCACCCGACGCGTCCGCTTCTGACCGGCGGGGAGATCGCGCTGACCGGGCGCCAGTTTACCGTGGGGCCGACGGTGCTGCGCACCGAGAGCCTGCCGGTGGACCTGGAGGTGCCGATGACCAACTTTGGCAACATCGTGGTGCGCGCGCATGTGGAGAGCCCCGAGGGCGGTGGCACGCCGCGTCTTGTGATCGACGCGTTTGAGACGCGCGGCCGCGACATTAACACCGAGTTCTGGGGGCATGTGGATCTGGGCGCGCAGATGGGCAACAGCCGCCCGCGCCTGGAGATGCGCCTGCAGGTCAATGAGGAGTACGTCACGGCCAACAGCCTGGGCGTGGTCTTCAACATGACGGAGTTCCGTAACGGGCGTCATCAGGACTGGTACGGCTTTACGCTGGGCGGCACGTTTAACGACATCGCGTTTCGGGGGGCGGCGACCGCCGCGCGGGGGCCGAGTGAGGCGGCGGAGCCCGCCGATGATGGCGAGGCCGAGGCCGACGAAGACGAGGGCTGATGCGGCGATGGCGCTCCGGGGTGTGAGGGAATTCGCACCCGGAGCGCGGCGTTGCTCGCCAGGTACCACCCGCGGCGTGTGAAGGCGCGACGTGCGCGGTGACATACTCCCCCACACCCTGATTGTCCCCCACGAAGTAGGTGTTATGGAGCAGTCCGCATCCTCGGGCTTGAAGCTGCCCCTGATTCGTCGTGACCAGAAAGAGATCGCGGTCAACGGCGCCCGTGAACACAACCTCAAAAACCTCGACCTGACGCTTCCCAAGCGCAAGCTGGTGGTGTTCACCGGCCCCAGCGGCTCGGGTAAGTCGTCGATGGCCTTTGATACCCTCTATGCCGAGGGCAGGCGACGTTATGTCGAGAGTCTGTCGACCTACGCGCGGCAGTTTCTGGGGCAGATCGAGAAGCCGGATTTTGATCAGATCACGGGGTTGAGCCCGACGATCTCGATCGAGCAGAAGACCACCGGCAGCAACCCCCGCTCGACCGTGGGCACCATCACCGAGGTGCACGATCACCTGCGCGTGCTCTGGGCTCGCCTCGGTGAGCAGCGCTGCCATAGGTGCGATGAGCCGGTGAGCGCGATGAGCGCGCAGGCGATCGCCGCCCAGCTCATCGAGCTTCCGCGGGGCACGAAGTTCATGCTGCTCGCGCCCCTGGTGCGCAACCGTAAGGGGGAGTACCGCGAGCTTTTTGATGCGCTGCGCAAGCAGGGCTTTGTGCGGGTGCGCGTCGACGGGGAGTTTGTGGAGCTCGACGGGCTGGAGAAGCTCAAGAAGAGCTACCGCCACGATATCGACGTGGTGGTCGACCGGCTCATCGCCAAGCCCGAGGCGGCCTCGCGCATTCAGGAGAGCGTGGACCGGGCGGTGCATGTCGGCGAGGGCAAGTGCCTGGCGCTGGCGCCGGAGGGGCAGGAGATCGAGTGGAAGGAGCGGCTCTTTAGCACCGAGCGCAGCTGCTCGAGCTGCGGGACGGCGTTTCCGGAGCTGACCCACCAGAGCTTTTCGTTCAACAGCCCGCTGGGGATGTGTCGCGGGTGCCAGGGCATCGGGTCGACGCCCCAGGTCGATCGCGGGTTGCTGGTGATCGACGACACCAAAAGCCTCTCAGAAGGGGTGATCGAGGCGATCGGTCCCGAGCCTGTGCCTGGCGGGCGCAAGTGGCGCTGGCATGCGGAGGTGGCCGACTTCTGGTTCGATCTGGCGGTGATCGCCAGAGCCCGAAAGATCGATCTGGCGAAGCCCTGGGCAAAGCTCAGTGGGGCGCAGCGCGCTGTGGTGCTCGAGGGGCCCGGGGAGGGGGCAAAAGGCTTTAAGGGGGTGGTGGGCTTTGTGGAGCACGCCTTTGAGCATGCGTCGAGCAAGGGGGCGCGCGACTTCTTTGGCGAGTTTATGGGGGAGCAGACCTGCCCGACGTGTCAGGGGCGCAGGCTGCGTCCGGAGAGTCGGGCAGTGTTTTTCCGCGGGGAGTCGCTGGCGGAGATCAACGAGCTGGATATCGACCAGGCGCGCGCGTTTTTTGAGGGGATTGAGCTCAAAGATCGCGAGGCGTTGATCGCCGAGGAGCTTCTTGGCGAGATTCGCCGCCGGTTGCGATTTTTGCAGGACGTGGGGCTCTCGTACCTGACGCTCAACCGCCCGGCGGGGAGTCTGTCGGGGGGGGAGAGCCAGCGCATTCGCCTGGCGAGCCAGCTGGGCAGTGAGCTCAGCGGGGTGCTCTACGTGCTTGATGAGCCGAGCATCGGGTTGCATCAGCGCGACCATAACCGGCTGCTGAGCACGCTGGAGGAGCTTCGGGACGCGGGCAACTCCGTGATCGTGGTCGAGCACGACCGCGAGACGATGGAGCGGGCCGACCTTGTAGTGGATTTTGGGCCGGGGGCCGGTCGCCTGGGTGGCGAGATCGTGGCGGTGGGAACCCCGGAGGAGATCCGCCAGACCGAGGGCAGTGTGACTGGCGATTACCTCTCGGGTCGCAAAAAGCTCGGGTGGCCCGAACGGCGTCGGGAGCCCGGTGAGGGCATCTGGATTCGCGGGGCGAGGGAGAACAACCTCAAGGGTGTGGACGTGCACATCCCTTCGCGCGCGTTTGTGTGTGTGACGGGGGTGTCGGGGGCGGGCAAGAGCACGCTGGTCAACGACATCCTCTTTCCGGCGATTGCACGAAAGGTGTATTTCAAGCACCGCTCGGTGGGGGAGCACGAGAGCATCGAGGGGTTGGATCGCTACGATAAGGTCATCGAGATCGACCAGAGCCCGATCGGGCGTACGCCGCGCAGCAATCCGGCGACTTACACCAAGGTCTTTGATCATATCCGCGGCTTCTTTGCGGAGCTGCCCGAGTCGAAGATGTACGGCTTTGAGGCCGGGCGTTTTTCGTTCAACGTCACCGGCGGGCGCTGTGAGGCGTGTTCGGGGGCGGGTGTGAACCGGGTGGAGATGAGTTTTCTGGCGGATGTGTACGTGCCCTGCAACCTGTGTCTGGGCAAACGTTTTAACGCCTCGACCCTGCGCGTGCGCTACCGAGGGAACTCGATTGCCGATGTGCTGGAGATGACGATCGCCGAGGCCGCCGAGCTCTTTGAGGCCCACCCCAAGATCCGCCGCATTCTGCAGACGCTGCTCGATGTGGGGCTCGATTATATGAAGCTCGGCCAGGCCTCACCGACCCTCTCGGGCGGCGAAGCGCAGCGGGTGAAGTTGAGCCGGGAGCTCGCCAAGATCGCCACCGGCGACACCCTCTACATTCTCGATGAGCCGAGCACGGGGCTGCATTTTGAGGATATTCGCAAGCTGCTCAAGGTCGTCGATCAGCTCGTCGATGCCGGCAACACCGTGGTGATGATCGAGCATAATACCGACATCATCGCGTACGCCGACCACGTGATTGATGTGGGCCCCGAGGGCGGTGTCGATGGCGGACAGATCGTGGCTCAGGGCACCCCGGAGGAGGTCGCGAAGGTCAAAGGCTCGTACACGGGCAAGTTCCTGGCGGAGCTTTTTGATGAGGCGGCGCGCTGATCTTTTTGGTTCGGGTATTTCAATGAAGTCAAAGGGTTATGGTGGTTCGGTGAACCCCGAGGTCGAGGTCTTTGAGACGGCGGACGGCTCAATGACCCTGGTGGATGTGGCGCGCGGGGTGCATTACCGCTCGCGCCACGGGGCGGTGCAGGAGTCGCGGCACGTCTTTGTGGAGGGGAGCGGCCTTGTCGGCCGCACGGGCACCTGGCGAGTGTTGGAGCTGGGCTTTGGCGCAGCGGTGAACCTTGTGGAGACGGTGCGGGCGTTTCGGGAACGCGAGGCGGCCACGCGCCTTGTGTACCATACGGTGGACTGGCGTCCGGTGGGGCCTGAGGCGCTCACGTTTCATGATGGCGAGGGCGGGGAGCTTGCCCGGGCGGTGGCATTGAAGACGCAGGGGAGCGCTGGCGAGGCGGCGCGGGTGGTTTCTGATGATGGGCGCATTGAGGTGGTGCTGCACGCGATGGCCTGGGAGGAGGTGGTGCTGGAGCCTGGCGAGCAGGTCGACGCGATCTACCACGATCCTTTTGCCAAAGAGGTGAACCCACAAGCCTGGACCCCAACGTGTTTTGCGTGGTCGCGGGCCTGGGCTGCGCCGCACGCGCGGCTAACGACCTATTCGGCGGCCACGGCGGTGCGTAAGGCGATGGAAGAGGCCGGCTGGGTGGTCTGGCGGGCGAAGGGGCCGGGACGAAAACGGGAGATGACCGTGGCGACGCTGCAGGATGCTGCGGTGGAGCTGCCGGGCTTAAAACGCTGGGGGCAGGGGTGAGCCAGGTCGACGAACTCGGGTTGAATGACGCGATCGCGGTGGTGGGCGCGGGCATTGCGGGGCTTTCGCTGGTCGATGCGCTGCTGGAACGGGGGATGCGGCCCTCGGAGTTGATCGTGATCGATGCGGGCGATCCGCATCGGGGCTCCAACGCGCCGGCCACCGTGTTGCACCCTTTTGCCGGGCGCACGATGGCGCCTGGCGAGGAGCACTGGCGGGCGTTTTTAAAGAGCTGGGAGACGCTAAAGCGCTGGTGTGCGCGCGAGGATGAGCCGCTGTGGCGGCCCGCGCCGATGATGCGGTTGATGGAGGGCGATAAGCTCAGCGCGAAGCTCGAAGAGAGCTGGGAGGAGGGGCGCGCGCGCTATCCCGAGGTCGTAAAGAGCCGGCGGGTGGAGGGCGATGAGAGTGTGCGGCTTTTGCCGAGTTGGCAGGGCGCTCCGGCGCTTGTGTATGAGCCGGCCGCGGCGGTGGATTTGCCCGGGCTGTGTGCGGCGCTTTTAAAGCGTGCGAAAGAGCGGGGCGTGCGGGTGGTGCAGGGGGAGGTTGCGGATCTTCGGGGAGGTGAGGAGGGCTGGGTCATCGGCTTTGCAGGCGGAGCGCCGGCGCTGCGGGTTGCCCGGGTGGTGCTCGCCACCGGTGCGGCGCTCGGCGCGCTGCTCGGGGAGGCCGATCTGCGGGAGCGTCCCGGTGAGGTGGGGGTGTGGGAGGCGACCGGGCCGCTGGAAGATCTCAACGTGATGATCAACAGCGCCGCCAACCTCTTCGAGCGCCCCGATGGGCGCGTGGGGGTGGGCTCGACCTACCTCAAACGCGAGGGCTGGCGAGAGCGCGAGGACGCCGAGGCCGATCGGGAGCTTCGCGAGAAGATGGCCGCCGCACTCGGTGGGGCCGACCCGGGCACTGCCCTTGAGATATGGCGCGGGGTGCGGGGCATCTACGGCAGCGACCACCGCCCGCTGGTGGGGCCGGTGGCTGGCGAGCGCGAGCTTTTTGTGATGGCCGGCTTTGGCTCCAAGGGGCTGACCTGGGCGCCGGCGATGGGGCAGGTGCTGGCGGCGCATCTTCTGGAGGGGGCGGCGATCTGGGATGTGGTCGACGCCAGGCGCGCGCGGCGTATGCGCCTACGTGCGTAAGTTCAAAGCCAGCCTCACCCCCCCAACCTCCACCTTGCGCGGGCTCTTCTCGCTGCGTTAAGCTCGCCGCGATTGGCCTACCAGCATGCAGCGTCGGGGTTTTGGTGCCTGGCGAGGCAGACACTGTGGCGCGCGGACGCGGCGCCCGAACTTCGGGAGCATTATGAGCGGTGAAGAGACGCTAACGCTGAGCGATATCCTCGACGACCTGGTGCTCGTGATGGGGACCGTCGCCGAGCAGCTCGCGCTGAACGGGAGCGCAAGCTACGACGCGATCTCCGGGGAGGTGGGGCGAAGTTTAAGCCTGCACCTTCTGAGTTATGTGCGCTTTCTGGAGCAGAGCGGGCGGATGACCTACGACCGCATCAGCGACCAGCTGCGGGTGACCGCCACTGGCGACGCCGCTCTGGATGCGCCGGCGACGATGCGCGCGGAGGCCGCCGCGGCGTTTGGCGAGCATATCAGCGAGGAGGAGGCCGAGTCGGAGAGCGTGGGGCGAGATACGCTCGGGGGCGATGATGAGGTCGCCGACGTGTTTGCCGATGTGTTTAATGAGGTGGATGAGGCGTTTTCAGCGTCCGAGCCTGCTGAAGAACCCGCGCCCAAGGCGGTTACGCCCGCGTATGAGCCCCAACCTGAGAGCAGCTTTGAGGCGGCCCCGGCCGCCAGCGAACCCAACATGAGCACGACGACCAGCGAATACGGTGGAGGATCAGTGAGTCAGGCCTACGAACGACACGAAGAGCTGGGTAGCGGTGGTATTGGCACGGTGTATCGCGGCGAACAGGTGCGCCTGAAGCGGCCGGTGGCGATTAAGGAGGTCCGCGAGATCTTCAATGTGTTTGCCGGCGTGCAGCGCGGCGACATCCTGCGCCGCTTTGAGCAGATCGTGCAGACGCAGGCCTCGCTTATGCACCCCAATATCGTGCAGATCGTCGATGTGGTCACCGATGGGGAGTACCCCTTCGTGGTCATGCAGCTTGCGCCCGGCGGCAACCTTCGCCGGCTTATTGAGGTCGACGAGCGCCCGCCGCTGGCCGTGGCGCTCAAATACTTTTTGCAGATTCTGCACGCGCTCAATGCTGCCCACGATCAAGGGGTGGTGCACGGCTCGCTTAAGCCCGAAAACGTGGTGCTCGACCACAGCGGCAACGCGCTTCTGACCGACTTCGGCATCAGCCGGGTTGTGGAGCGCGAGGGCGGCCGTGGCAACCAGGTTTATGTGGGCGTGGGCACCGTGGCGTACATGAGCCCGGAGCAGTTCCAGGACCCGAACCTGGCGACGGTGCGCAGCGACATCTACTCGCTGGGCATCATGTTCTACGAGATGCTCACTGGCAAAGTGCCCGGGCGCCGCTCTCCGATGCCTTCGAGCTTCTTCCCGGACATCCCGCGCGCGCTCGACGATATTTTCGATCATATGTCGATGGACCGCGAAGAAGACCGCTACGAGCGCGTCGATCAGATCATCGCGGATCTCTATGCGGCGGAAGATGTGATGTCGATTCTCGACAAGCGCAGCGGGGTGCTCTTTTTGCGCGACCCGCTCAAGTACGGAGAAGTCGGCATTGAGGGCGTGGCCGCGCAGCCTGCGGTCGAAGCGCCCGCAGCCATGTCGATGGGCGGTGGGCTGAGCGAGGCGATCAGCGACGCGATCGACGAGGAGGTCGTGGGGCTCTCGGAGGACTCTTCGAGCGTGGGTGAGGAAGATTCCAGCGTGTCGGAGGAGTTTGAGATCCCCGAGGATGAGGCCGACTCCGAGGTGGAGGAGGTTGCCGCCGAGGGCGATGACGATGTGCTCGGCAAGCTCGATAAATACGGCGCGCTCTTTGAGGAGGACTGATGACTGCACCCAGACTGCTGGACTTTGAGGGGACCTTTCCGCGGCTGGACTCCGGGGTATTTGTGGCAGCCGGGGCCAAAGTCATCGGGGAGGTGCAAGTGGGGGCGGATTCCAGCGTCTGGTACAACGCGGTGGTGCGCGGAGACGTCTGCCCGATCACGATCGGGGAGCGCACCAACATTCAGGACCTCTCGATGGTGCACGTGACCAGCGGGCAGTTCCCCACCGTCATCGGCGATGACGTGACGGTGGGGCACCGCGCGATCGTGCATGGCT from Lujinxingia vulgaris harbors:
- the gspN gene encoding type II secretion system protein GspN is translated as MRERLSELWERPSFRVLAYVVFAVAMFGIFLVLTFPERRVRQIVTVQLEKALGHQYDVSITELGLWRLTGAQLEGVQLKERVPASELIGAEGGLAQQIYVERISARFAPLGSLLRRGATVNYQVDIGGGVLSGSYTHGSERRLVSVHSDDLDLRQSTLIASFLGIPVFGQLDTDVELELHPTRPLLTGGEIALTGRQFTVGPTVLRTESLPVDLEVPMTNFGNIVVRAHVESPEGGGTPRLVIDAFETRGRDINTEFWGHVDLGAQMGNSRPRLEMRLQVNEEYVTANSLGVVFNMTEFRNGRHQDWYGFTLGGTFNDIAFRGAATAARGPSEAAEPADDGEAEADEDEG
- a CDS encoding type II secretion system protein GspK, whose translation is MLRAIATLTRELLDVLDRPVASPLEGRPRGVALMVVLITLAILSTAVVEFAYSARVNTAMATNERDKLKSYYLAKSGMNLSRLLLSFQYALQDESRQTDDEMGQMIGRAMRRSNFQLYQYMDILLGPFNSGRVEIPLASIDLSAMGVNGFGEFTGNFDVEVTPEEGRIDINSFADEEVDEGDLMLLCAMMLDTRYDSIFEVKDENGETMDRARVMGRLIDFVDLDEEQISLGDDCTIEGSGGDEQRPYDRDDSEIEPRNARLTHVEEMYRIMGVSETFMEVFGEAFTVYGVNRPNPNVASFPVFYAILCQNLELEGVDSQGQGLGSLCANNPTVSQQVMYFAMALDGVRAFFENPLSMFMAYVGSSESRLLPSAEVGQPVAYLRVSQLPEYIDDFKENPQIMAQFISYSPTYQLMVMENPQLAIEPLAPAFPAWLVSFNRQGLMRSISTNQSTIYRITSTGTYGSSKAEIEAVVDFGKTQRRTPDERLLEEQEDDSEEVSELRTALREQREEMARGRVLYWRLR
- the uvrA gene encoding excinuclease ABC subunit UvrA — translated: MEQSASSGLKLPLIRRDQKEIAVNGAREHNLKNLDLTLPKRKLVVFTGPSGSGKSSMAFDTLYAEGRRRYVESLSTYARQFLGQIEKPDFDQITGLSPTISIEQKTTGSNPRSTVGTITEVHDHLRVLWARLGEQRCHRCDEPVSAMSAQAIAAQLIELPRGTKFMLLAPLVRNRKGEYRELFDALRKQGFVRVRVDGEFVELDGLEKLKKSYRHDIDVVVDRLIAKPEAASRIQESVDRAVHVGEGKCLALAPEGQEIEWKERLFSTERSCSSCGTAFPELTHQSFSFNSPLGMCRGCQGIGSTPQVDRGLLVIDDTKSLSEGVIEAIGPEPVPGGRKWRWHAEVADFWFDLAVIARARKIDLAKPWAKLSGAQRAVVLEGPGEGAKGFKGVVGFVEHAFEHASSKGARDFFGEFMGEQTCPTCQGRRLRPESRAVFFRGESLAEINELDIDQARAFFEGIELKDREALIAEELLGEIRRRLRFLQDVGLSYLTLNRPAGSLSGGESQRIRLASQLGSELSGVLYVLDEPSIGLHQRDHNRLLSTLEELRDAGNSVIVVEHDRETMERADLVVDFGPGAGRLGGEIVAVGTPEEIRQTEGSVTGDYLSGRKKLGWPERRREPGEGIWIRGARENNLKGVDVHIPSRAFVCVTGVSGAGKSTLVNDILFPAIARKVYFKHRSVGEHESIEGLDRYDKVIEIDQSPIGRTPRSNPATYTKVFDHIRGFFAELPESKMYGFEAGRFSFNVTGGRCEACSGAGVNRVEMSFLADVYVPCNLCLGKRFNASTLRVRYRGNSIADVLEMTIAEAAELFEAHPKIRRILQTLLDVGLDYMKLGQASPTLSGGEAQRVKLSRELAKIATGDTLYILDEPSTGLHFEDIRKLLKVVDQLVDAGNTVVMIEHNTDIIAYADHVIDVGPEGGVDGGQIVAQGTPEEVAKVKGSYTGKFLAELFDEAAR
- the pilM gene encoding pilus assembly protein PilM — its product is MANRIVGLDIGAWAIKAVALDTLQRPVEIVGYAEVRLAELATLARAPEPVEETALEEVEASGDDADAAGDAGAEGGDEAADGGDFEEAPESAEVEEQVVREPWVRGIEQLVEQGFFEGVSRVVATMPNGEAMTLRLGVPFEGKAQVASVLPHLLMGSLPMPLQRVTYDFEVMPGRGEEPFDALVGFVESERLAGLLGSMQAVGVDPAVVGISELALRQAAERAMMLQSESFAVIDFGHAHTRLLIQDGERTVVARSIKQGGQALSEVLAESFNLSLEDADRLKVQRARLDVESDAADPAVARVGQVAKEVLGPLVRDLRRTFQSAYARDRVQVETIFICGGASRLQGLKPHLEREFGVAVVPLSVELTVADEAAVSFGARQPEAMVALGAALLSVREKGQADPVNLRQGPFEFRGKSSYVRAQLVRLGIAAAALVVLGLGVLLMQRLDQSAQLEAMKEATAEQTQALFGERLTSPAAIRARLGGAAGPERGFVPLKSAYELLSLVTEGTADVEELKLDRIDIDTDRKLIQMVGVTDSPQSVDQIAASLEREECLSDARKEKVTVQGDNRVQFEIHVTSDCS
- the mnmD gene encoding tRNA (5-methylaminomethyl-2-thiouridine)(34)-methyltransferase MnmD, yielding MNPEVEVFETADGSMTLVDVARGVHYRSRHGAVQESRHVFVEGSGLVGRTGTWRVLELGFGAAVNLVETVRAFREREAATRLVYHTVDWRPVGPEALTFHDGEGGELARAVALKTQGSAGEAARVVSDDGRIEVVLHAMAWEEVVLEPGEQVDAIYHDPFAKEVNPQAWTPTCFAWSRAWAAPHARLTTYSAATAVRKAMEEAGWVVWRAKGPGRKREMTVATLQDAAVELPGLKRWGQG
- a CDS encoding NAD(P)/FAD-dependent oxidoreductase, producing MNDAIAVVGAGIAGLSLVDALLERGMRPSELIVIDAGDPHRGSNAPATVLHPFAGRTMAPGEEHWRAFLKSWETLKRWCAREDEPLWRPAPMMRLMEGDKLSAKLEESWEEGRARYPEVVKSRRVEGDESVRLLPSWQGAPALVYEPAAAVDLPGLCAALLKRAKERGVRVVQGEVADLRGGEEGWVIGFAGGAPALRVARVVLATGAALGALLGEADLRERPGEVGVWEATGPLEDLNVMINSAANLFERPDGRVGVGSTYLKREGWREREDAEADRELREKMAAALGGADPGTALEIWRGVRGIYGSDHRPLVGPVAGERELFVMAGFGSKGLTWAPAMGQVLAAHLLEGAAIWDVVDARRARRMRLRA